TAATATTAGAACTGTAATAGATATTTTTAAAACTTATTTGTATGATTTAATATCAAAAAAAGATTTATATTTCATTGTAAAAATAAAATATTATAATTCTGAACAATTTTATTATGAAGAAGAATTTAATGTATATTTTGATTTTGATTATACCAATTCAGTAGATTTTAATGGTGGAAAAAATACCAAATTGGACATTAATAAAAAAATGAATAAAAAAGAAATTATACATATGGTTGAAAATAAAAAAATTCAACCAAATATTAAAATAACTAAAATTTTGCGGAAAGAAATTATAAGCAGCAAAAAATTAAAATTTTAAATTCATATCTTACATAATACTGACAATTATAATTAGGAAAAATATTAGTAAAAAACTCCAGCAAAAGCTGGAGTTATATTTTTTCAATAATATAATCATCAATATTTCTTTTTTCTGAATTGATGTTAATTCCTATTATATATATTTCTTTTCCAATGTATTTTTCATAATATTTCTTTTCTTTTATCTGGTTTATTGCATCAATTGCACTTTTATCTACTTTTATTTCAAAAAGATATATCCTTTCATCAAAATCTATTACAAGGTCACTTCGCCCTAAGTTTGTTAATTCTTCTGCTTTTACATCTATTCCTGCTGATGCTATTATTGTAAATATTAATGAGTGATAATACTTTTCTTCTTTTTTGTGTAAGTTATACGGTATTGCACTTATTATTTTTTTTATTTCTTCTATTAATCCTTTTATGTCATTTTTTAATAATGATTTTATTATTGTTCTGTTTAATTCTTTTATTTTTGATGTTTCTATTCCATAATTTGCCTCTAATATTAATCTTGAAAAGCTGTTTTTTACTTCAAGATTTGGATAGTCTAATATATATTCCTTTTCAAGTCCAAGTCTTTCTATTCCTTTAAATGTCAAATATCCTGCTTGTGTAAAGAATATATTTGCATTTGCATCTTCTATTTCCCTTGTTGAGAAATCCATTGCACTTACTATATGTTTTACAAGGTCTTCATATTCTATCTTTTTTCCTTTTATATATTCATACAAAAAGCTTGGCGATCCGCTTTCAAACCAGTAATTTTGAAATTCTTTTTTTTGAAAGAATTTTAATATTGAAAATGGATTATATACATAATGTTCTCCATCAAAGGAAAATCCATTATAGTATTTTTTCATTTCTTTTAATAATTCTTCTGTTGTTATATTAAACTTTTTTGCTGTTTGTTCTATATATTCAACAAAGTAATATTCTATTTCTTCTTGGGTATATCCAAGCATTTGCGAATAGTCTGTATCAAGAGATATATCATTTAAATTATTTAATGCAGAAAATACTCCTGTTTTTGTGAATTTCGTAATTCCTGTTATGAATACGAATTTTATATATTCATCCTTTGATTTTATTGTTACATAAAAATTTCTTAACACATTTCTATATTTTTCTGCCATTTCTTTGTTATTTATATTATCCAATATAGGTTTTTCATATTCGTCTACTAATATTACCACTTTTCCTTTTTTGGATAATTCTATTATTAAATCATCAAATGCATATTTATAGTGATCATTTTTTATTTTTATACCATATTTTTTTCCTTCATCTTTTATTATTTTTAATAATCCTTCTTTTAATTCTTTTTCATTTTCGCTTACTACATCAAGTAAATTTATCCTAATTATGGGATATTCTTTAAATTCCCATTTGTCATATATGTATGTATCTTTAAATAATTCTTTTTCTCCTTTGAATAAATAATATAATGTTGATATTGTTAAACTTTTACCAAACCTCCTTGGGCGTGAGAGAAAATAGAACTTTCCACTATTTATTAAATTAAATATATATTTTGTTTTATCTACATATATATAATCTTCTTCTATTATTTCTTTATAATCCTGTACTCCTATTGGTAATTTTTTCATCGTTTCCACCTCCGAAGACTATCTACTTAATTATATCATAATAAGTATTATATAAAAATTCAAAATATCAGTTTTTATAGTGAAGTTTGTTTAATCATTCGAAAATTTTGTGTAAATTTATATGAATTTTATCGTAACAATAGACCCCGTTATTTTAATGTAAATTGTGCCATCTGAAACCTTCAACTTTTCTATATCATTCTCTTTAGCGTTACAAAGGTAAGCTTCTTTAAATTCAAAGTTCGGCGTTATCTTTAAAACTTCTTTCACGCCAAAAGGTGCATAGAACCTTACTATTATTCCATCTCCAGTTGATGTTGGTTTTATAGCAGTAATTAAAACGCTTTTAGGTTCAACATTTATTAGGGAATCATCTACTTTGTTTAAAATTTGTGAATATTCTTGCCACGGAAATGAAAGATGTTTTAAAGTTTCTACCATTTTTTCTTTTAAATTAATCTTATCTCTAAACAACATAATTGCAAACTCAACTTTTTCAACTTTTTGTTTTTTATAGCTCACAGGATTTGCGGGAAGTC
This genomic stretch from Marinitoga sp. 1197 harbors:
- a CDS encoding ATP-binding protein — translated: MKKLPIGVQDYKEIIEEDYIYVDKTKYIFNLINSGKFYFLSRPRRFGKSLTISTLYYLFKGEKELFKDTYIYDKWEFKEYPIIRINLLDVVSENEKELKEGLLKIIKDEGKKYGIKIKNDHYKYAFDDLIIELSKKGKVVILVDEYEKPILDNINNKEMAEKYRNVLRNFYVTIKSKDEYIKFVFITGITKFTKTGVFSALNNLNDISLDTDYSQMLGYTQEEIEYYFVEYIEQTAKKFNITTEELLKEMKKYYNGFSFDGEHYVYNPFSILKFFQKKEFQNYWFESGSPSFLYEYIKGKKIEYEDLVKHIVSAMDFSTREIEDANANIFFTQAGYLTFKGIERLGLEKEYILDYPNLEVKNSFSRLILEANYGIETSKIKELNRTIIKSLLKNDIKGLIEEIKKIISAIPYNLHKKEEKYYHSLIFTIIASAGIDVKAEELTNLGRSDLVIDFDERIYLFEIKVDKSAIDAINQIKEKKYYEKYIGKEIYIIGININSEKRNIDDYIIEKI